In Arthrobacter burdickii, one DNA window encodes the following:
- the nth gene encoding endonuclease III has product MAGRKAKPEEESPVALKRRARKIGRVLGETYPYAVAELDFGNAFELLVATVLSAQTTDVRVNLTTPALFERYPDARAMSEAQELELQEIIRPTGFYRAKANSLLALSRRLVDEFDGEVPGRLEDLVTLPGVGRKTANVVLGNAFGVPGITVDTHFGRLSRRFRWTASEDPVTVEREVGALFERKDWTMLSHQVIFHGRRICHAKKPACGVCPVAALCPSFGEGEVDPMKAAKLLKYELAPGREELVELMRAGRTRAELREAGYGLGA; this is encoded by the coding sequence GTGGCAGGCAGGAAAGCGAAGCCCGAGGAAGAATCGCCCGTCGCCCTGAAGCGCCGGGCTCGGAAGATCGGCCGGGTCCTCGGCGAGACGTACCCGTACGCGGTGGCCGAGCTCGACTTCGGCAACGCCTTCGAGCTCCTGGTGGCAACAGTGCTCTCCGCGCAGACCACCGACGTCCGGGTCAATCTCACCACCCCTGCGCTGTTCGAGCGGTACCCCGACGCCCGTGCGATGTCCGAGGCCCAGGAACTCGAGCTGCAGGAGATCATCCGCCCCACGGGGTTCTACCGCGCAAAGGCCAACAGCCTCCTCGCACTCTCCCGGCGCCTGGTCGACGAGTTCGACGGCGAGGTCCCGGGAAGGCTCGAAGACCTGGTGACCCTTCCCGGTGTCGGGCGGAAGACCGCGAACGTCGTCCTGGGCAATGCCTTCGGCGTTCCGGGCATCACCGTGGACACCCACTTCGGGCGACTGTCCCGACGGTTCCGCTGGACGGCGTCGGAGGATCCCGTCACGGTGGAACGCGAGGTCGGTGCCCTGTTCGAGCGCAAGGACTGGACCATGCTCTCGCACCAGGTCATCTTCCACGGGCGTCGGATCTGCCATGCCAAGAAGCCCGCGTGCGGGGTGTGCCCCGTCGCCGCGCTGTGTCCGTCCTTCGGTGAGGGTGAGGTGGATCCGATGAAGGCGGCGAAGCTGCTGAAGTACGAGCTGGCACCCGGCCGCGAGGAACTGGTGGAGCTGATGCGAGCCGGGCGGACCCGCGCGGAGCTTCGCGAGGCCGGGTATGGTCTGGGTGCCTAG